A region of Streptomyces sp. NBC_01750 DNA encodes the following proteins:
- a CDS encoding MmcQ/YjbR family DNA-binding protein, giving the protein MKAQELRAFCLEFNAAVEEFPFGPETSVFKVLGKLFALSSLAAEPLKVNLKCEPEIAVQLRADHEAIAPGYHMNKRHWNTVTVDELPDRMVRELIEDSYDLVVAGLPRADRLRLDRA; this is encoded by the coding sequence ATGAAGGCGCAGGAACTGAGGGCGTTCTGCCTCGAATTCAACGCGGCGGTCGAGGAGTTCCCGTTCGGGCCGGAGACCTCGGTCTTCAAGGTTCTGGGCAAACTCTTCGCGCTCAGCTCGCTGGCTGCCGAGCCGCTGAAGGTGAACCTCAAGTGCGAGCCGGAGATCGCGGTCCAACTGCGCGCCGACCACGAGGCGATCGCCCCCGGCTATCACATGAACAAGCGCCACTGGAACACGGTGACGGTCGACGAGCTCCCGGACCGGATGGTCCGGGAGCTGATCGAGGACTCGTACGACCTGGTGGTCGCGGGCCTGCCGCGGG
- a CDS encoding hemolysin family protein produces the protein MTGQLIFGAILLVVVAWLAACAEAGLARVSSFRAAEAMRSGRRGAEKLAQVAADPTRYLNVALLVRVSCEMAAGVLVTYACLEEFKETWTALVVAIVVMVLVSYVAVGVSPRTIGRQHPLNTATAAAYVLLPLARIMGPIPQLLILLGNAFTPGKGFRKGPFASEAELRAMVDLAEQESLIEDDERRMVHSVFELGDTLVREVMVPRTDLICIERYKTIRQALTLALRSGFSRIPVTGENEDDIVGIVYLKDLVRKTHINRDSESDLVSTTMRPAVFVPDTKNAGDLLREMQQKRNHVAVVIDEYGGTAGIVTIEDILEEIVGEITDEYDRELPQVEELGQGRFRVTARLDIDDLGELYGLDEFDDEDVETVGGLLAKALGRVPIAGASAVVDLPDGRALRLTAESPAGRRNKIVTVLAEPVPGKPEGDAAT, from the coding sequence ATGACCGGTCAACTGATCTTCGGTGCGATTCTGCTGGTCGTCGTCGCCTGGCTGGCGGCGTGCGCGGAGGCGGGCCTGGCGCGTGTCTCCAGTTTCCGTGCCGCCGAGGCCATGCGGTCCGGGCGGCGCGGCGCGGAGAAACTGGCGCAGGTCGCCGCCGACCCGACCCGGTACCTCAATGTCGCCCTGCTGGTGCGGGTGTCCTGCGAGATGGCGGCCGGGGTGCTCGTCACCTATGCCTGCCTCGAGGAGTTCAAGGAGACCTGGACGGCGCTGGTCGTCGCCATCGTCGTGATGGTGCTCGTCTCGTATGTCGCGGTGGGCGTCTCACCGCGCACCATCGGCCGCCAGCACCCGCTGAACACCGCCACGGCTGCCGCGTACGTCCTGCTCCCGCTGGCCCGCATCATGGGCCCGATCCCGCAGCTGCTGATCCTGCTCGGCAACGCGTTCACGCCCGGGAAGGGTTTCCGCAAGGGCCCGTTCGCGAGCGAGGCGGAGCTTCGGGCGATGGTCGACCTCGCCGAGCAGGAGTCGCTGATCGAGGACGACGAGCGCCGCATGGTGCACTCCGTCTTCGAGCTCGGCGACACCCTCGTACGCGAGGTGATGGTCCCCAGGACCGACTTGATCTGCATCGAGCGGTACAAGACGATCCGGCAGGCGCTGACCCTGGCGCTGCGCTCCGGCTTCTCGCGCATCCCCGTCACCGGGGAGAACGAGGACGACATAGTCGGCATCGTGTATCTGAAGGACCTGGTCCGCAAGACACACATCAACCGCGACTCGGAGTCCGATCTGGTCTCCACGACGATGCGGCCGGCCGTGTTCGTCCCCGACACCAAGAACGCCGGAGATCTGCTGCGCGAGATGCAGCAGAAGCGCAATCACGTGGCCGTCGTCATCGACGAGTACGGCGGCACGGCCGGGATCGTCACGATCGAGGACATCCTCGAGGAGATCGTCGGCGAGATCACCGACGAGTACGACCGTGAGCTGCCGCAGGTCGAGGAGTTGGGCCAGGGCCGCTTCCGGGTCACCGCCCGCCTCGACATCGACGATCTCGGCGAGCTGTACGGACTCGACGAGTTCGACGACGAGGATGTGGAGACCGTCGGCGGACTGCTGGCGAAGGCCCTGGGACGGGTGCCGATCGCGGGCGCGTCCGCGGTGGTCGACCTGCCGGACGGGCGGGCGCTGCGGCTGACCGCGGAGTCCCCGGCCGGCCGCCGGAACAAAATCGTCACGGTGCTGGCGGAGCCGGTGCCGGGGAAGCCCGAGGGGGACGCAGCGACATGA
- the ybeY gene encoding rRNA maturation RNase YbeY — MSIDVNNESGTEVDELAILDVARYALARMRIHPLSELSVIVVDAEAMEQLHIQWMDLPGPTDVMSFPMDELRPPVKDDEEPPQGLLGDIVLCPEVAKKQGEEAPTQHSMDEELQLLAVHGVLHLLGYDHEEPDEKTEMFGLQAAIIDGWRAEKGHTGPSPAPTVS; from the coding sequence ATGTCGATCGACGTCAACAACGAGTCCGGAACCGAGGTCGACGAGCTGGCGATCCTCGATGTCGCCCGCTACGCGCTCGCGCGGATGCGAATCCACCCGCTCTCCGAGCTCTCGGTGATCGTCGTGGACGCCGAAGCCATGGAGCAGTTGCACATCCAGTGGATGGATCTGCCCGGTCCGACCGATGTCATGTCCTTCCCGATGGACGAGTTGCGTCCGCCGGTCAAGGACGACGAGGAGCCCCCGCAGGGGCTCCTCGGTGACATCGTGCTCTGCCCCGAAGTCGCCAAGAAGCAGGGCGAAGAGGCCCCGACACAGCACTCCATGGACGAGGAGCTCCAGCTCCTTGCCGTCCATGGAGTGCTGCATCTGCTGGGCTACGACCATGAGGAGCCGGACGAGAAGACCGAGATGTTCGGTCTGCAGGCCGCGATCATCGACGGCTGGCGGGCGGAGAAGGGCCACACCGGTCCGTCCCCGGCGCCGACCGTCTCATGA
- a CDS encoding PhoH family protein, with translation MTQTPNAQTRPPRPGGVGGPAAPGEARAHFTVPAKHPMVTVLGSGDALLRVIEKAFPAADIHVRGNQVSAVGDAVEVALIQRLFDEMMLVLRTGQPMTEDAVERSIAMLRAVEDGNGEVETPAEVLTQNILSSRGRTIRPKTLNQKRYVDAIDKHTVVFGIGPAGTGKTYLAMAKAVQALQSKQVNRIILTRPAVEAGERLGFLPGTLYEKIDPYLRPLYDALHDMLDPDSIPRLMAAGTIEVAPLAYMRGRTLNDAFIILDEAQNTSAEQMKMFLTRLGFDSKIVITGDVTQVDLPNGTKSGLRQVQHILDGVEDVHFSRLTSQDVVRHKLVGRIVDAYEKYDGQNGHPNGK, from the coding sequence ATGACTCAGACACCTAACGCCCAGACCCGCCCCCCACGCCCCGGGGGCGTAGGGGGACCCGCAGCGCCCGGGGAGGCGCGAGCCCACTTCACCGTCCCCGCCAAGCATCCGATGGTGACGGTCCTGGGCTCGGGTGACGCCCTGCTTCGCGTGATCGAGAAGGCCTTCCCGGCGGCCGATATCCATGTCCGGGGCAACCAGGTGAGCGCGGTCGGTGACGCCGTGGAAGTCGCCCTGATCCAGCGCTTGTTCGACGAGATGATGCTGGTGCTCCGCACCGGGCAGCCGATGACGGAGGACGCAGTGGAACGCTCGATCGCCATGCTCAGGGCAGTCGAAGACGGCAACGGCGAGGTCGAGACCCCGGCCGAGGTGCTCACCCAGAACATCCTCTCCAGCCGCGGCCGGACCATCCGCCCCAAGACCCTCAACCAGAAGCGGTACGTCGACGCGATCGACAAGCACACGGTTGTGTTCGGCATCGGCCCCGCCGGTACCGGCAAGACGTATCTCGCCATGGCCAAGGCGGTCCAGGCCCTGCAGTCCAAGCAGGTCAACCGCATCATCCTGACGCGTCCCGCGGTGGAGGCCGGGGAGCGTCTCGGCTTCCTGCCCGGCACGCTCTACGAGAAGATCGACCCGTATCTGCGGCCGCTGTACGACGCGCTGCACGACATGCTCGACCCCGACTCGATCCCGCGGCTGATGGCGGCGGGCACGATCGAGGTCGCGCCGCTGGCGTACATGCGCGGCCGTACGCTCAACGACGCGTTCATCATCCTCGACGAGGCGCAGAACACCAGCGCCGAGCAGATGAAGATGTTCCTGACCCGGCTCGGCTTCGATTCGAAGATCGTCATCACCGGTGACGTCACCCAGGTCGACCTGCCGAACGGCACCAAGAGCGGACTGCGCCAGGTCCAGCACATCCTGGACGGTGTCGAGGACGTCCACTTCTCCCGGCTCACCAGCCAGGATGTCGTACGGCACAAGCTCGTCGGCCGTATCGTCGACGCGTACGAGAAGTACGACGGCCAAAACGGGCACCCGAACGGGAAGTAG
- a CDS encoding carbohydrate kinase family protein — protein MTIGHGEHPHHAAPCLDPLAALRRPADPACDVYLTGSVFLDIIFTGLDSAPVRGTESWARGMGSSPGGVANMATALARLGLRTSLAAAFGDDHYGEYCWDALEHGEGIDLSLSRTVPGWHSPVTVSMAYEDERTMVSHGHEAPPPAPECPPPARAAIASLTPGRDEWIAQAAREGTRVFADVGWDESGRWDPDDLADLEHCEAFLPNAEEAMRYTRTDCPRAAAQALTERVPLAVVTLGAEGAYAVDGATGESAQVPAIAVEALDPTGAGDVFVAGFVTGTLAGWPLADRLAFAGLTAALSVQEFGGSLSAPGWSEIAAWWQYVQGCDDQDPTALRRYAFLEALLPAPTRPWPLRRAVPTIGFGRSV, from the coding sequence GTGACCATTGGACACGGAGAACATCCGCACCACGCTGCCCCCTGCCTGGACCCGCTCGCGGCGCTCCGGAGACCGGCCGATCCGGCCTGCGACGTCTACCTCACCGGCAGCGTCTTCCTCGACATCATCTTCACCGGCCTCGACTCCGCACCCGTCCGCGGCACCGAGTCGTGGGCCCGTGGCATGGGCTCAAGCCCAGGCGGTGTCGCCAATATGGCGACCGCCCTGGCCCGGCTCGGGCTGCGTACCTCCCTCGCCGCCGCGTTCGGGGACGACCACTACGGCGAGTACTGCTGGGACGCCCTCGAGCACGGCGAGGGCATCGACCTCTCGCTCTCCCGTACCGTGCCCGGCTGGCACTCGCCCGTCACCGTCTCCATGGCGTACGAGGACGAGCGCACGATGGTCTCCCACGGGCACGAGGCCCCGCCGCCCGCGCCCGAGTGCCCGCCGCCCGCCAGGGCCGCCATCGCCTCTCTCACACCCGGTCGCGACGAGTGGATCGCCCAGGCCGCGCGCGAGGGCACCCGCGTCTTCGCCGACGTGGGCTGGGACGAGAGCGGCCGCTGGGACCCGGACGACCTCGCCGACCTGGAGCACTGCGAGGCCTTCCTGCCCAATGCCGAGGAGGCGATGCGGTACACCCGCACCGACTGCCCCCGCGCCGCCGCCCAGGCCCTGACCGAGCGGGTTCCGCTCGCCGTCGTCACTCTCGGCGCGGAGGGCGCGTACGCCGTGGACGGCGCGACCGGCGAGAGCGCCCAGGTCCCCGCCATCGCCGTGGAGGCGCTCGACCCGACCGGTGCCGGCGACGTATTCGTGGCCGGTTTTGTCACCGGTACGCTCGCGGGCTGGCCGCTCGCCGACCGTCTCGCCTTCGCCGGGCTGACCGCCGCCCTGTCGGTGCAGGAGTTCGGCGGCTCGCTCTCCGCCCCGGGCTGGTCCGAGATCGCCGCGTGGTGGCAGTACGTCCAGGGCTGTGACGACCAGGACCCGACGGCCCTGCGCCGGTACGCGTTCCTGGAGGCGCTGCTGCCCGCGCCCACCCGGCCCTGGCCGCTGCGCCGGGCCGTACCGACGATCGGTTTCGGCCGCTCCGTCTGA
- a CDS encoding glucarate dehydratase family protein, whose amino-acid sequence MNARSDLTITDVRLTPILVADPPLLNTQGVHQPYTPRLIVEVVTAGGVTGVGETYGDSKYLALATPLAEVLPGCQVGDVNGLHQLAVLVCGDSPEATGADAVDAGGLRGVQTADKLRLSIVSAFEVACLDALGKALRLPVHALLGGKVRDAVDYSAYLFYRWSEHPRGAGEFDDWGAAVDPAGIVAQARRFARDHGFASFKLKGGVFAPGEEIAAVRALAEAFPGQPLRLDPNGAWSVETSLQVAEELADVLEYLEDPASTTARMAEVAAGTDVPLATNMCVTTFAEIPEAFARGAVQVVLCDHHYWGGLRNTRELAAICRTYGVGLSMHSNTHLGISLAAMTQVAAVVPNLDYACDSHYPWQTEDVITKRLEFKNGRLAVSDLPGLGVELDRERLALLHRRWLDDDGTMRERDDAAAMRVAEPGWAAPPVPRW is encoded by the coding sequence ATGAACGCGCGCAGCGACCTGACGATCACCGATGTGCGGCTCACTCCGATCCTCGTCGCCGACCCGCCGCTGCTCAACACACAGGGGGTGCATCAGCCGTACACCCCGCGCCTGATCGTCGAGGTGGTCACGGCAGGCGGCGTCACCGGCGTCGGCGAGACCTACGGCGACTCCAAGTACCTCGCCCTGGCAACGCCGTTGGCGGAAGTGCTTCCCGGCTGCCAGGTCGGCGATGTGAACGGGCTGCATCAGCTCGCGGTCCTGGTCTGCGGCGACTCGCCGGAGGCCACCGGCGCGGACGCCGTCGACGCAGGCGGTCTTCGCGGTGTGCAGACCGCCGACAAGCTGCGGCTCTCCATCGTCTCCGCCTTCGAGGTCGCCTGCCTCGACGCCCTCGGCAAGGCCCTCCGTCTGCCCGTGCACGCACTGCTCGGCGGCAAGGTGCGCGACGCCGTCGACTACAGCGCGTACCTGTTCTACCGATGGTCCGAACACCCCCGCGGGGCCGGGGAGTTTGACGACTGGGGCGCGGCCGTGGACCCGGCGGGGATCGTCGCGCAGGCCCGGCGCTTCGCCCGCGACCACGGCTTCGCCTCCTTCAAGCTCAAGGGCGGCGTCTTCGCGCCCGGCGAGGAGATCGCGGCGGTCCGCGCGCTGGCGGAGGCGTTCCCCGGGCAGCCGCTGCGGCTCGACCCCAACGGCGCCTGGTCCGTGGAGACGTCGCTGCAGGTCGCCGAGGAGCTCGCAGACGTACTGGAGTACCTGGAGGACCCGGCGAGCACGACGGCCCGGATGGCCGAGGTCGCGGCCGGCACCGATGTTCCGCTCGCGACGAACATGTGCGTGACGACCTTCGCCGAGATCCCGGAGGCCTTCGCGCGCGGCGCCGTTCAGGTCGTCCTCTGCGACCACCACTACTGGGGCGGGCTGCGCAACACCCGGGAACTGGCCGCGATCTGCCGGACGTACGGGGTCGGCCTGTCCATGCACTCCAACACCCACCTCGGTATCAGCCTCGCCGCGATGACCCAGGTCGCCGCGGTCGTTCCCAACCTGGACTACGCCTGCGACAGCCACTACCCGTGGCAGACCGAGGACGTCATCACCAAGCGCCTCGAGTTCAAGAACGGCCGCCTCGCCGTATCCGACCTGCCCGGCCTCGGTGTCGAACTGGACCGCGAGCGGCTGGCACTCCTGCACCGGCGCTGGCTCGACGACGACGGCACGATGCGCGAACGCGACGACGCCGCGGCGATGCGGGTGGCCGAGCCCGGCTGGGCCGCGCCGCCCGTCCCCCGTTGGTAG
- a CDS encoding adenosine deaminase encodes MPLPKAELHLHIEGTLEPELAFALAARNGVVLPYKDTEELRRAYLFQDLQSFLDLYYELMAVLHTEDDFAELADAYLARVAGQGVRHAEIFFDPQAHTARGVPIGTVIDGLARALDGSQQRHGISTRLIMCFLRDESAESAMATLDAAKPHLHRIAAVGLDSAEAGHPPSKFREVYAAADALGLRKVAHAGEEGPPEYIREALDVLGVERIDHGLRCMEDPELVDRLVRERVPLTLCPLSNVRLRAVDVLEEHPLARMMEAGLLCTVNSDDPAYFGGYVGDTFHAVHEALGLTEDQLRELARNSFLASFLDDDEARRARLIAEVEAYDFAAGRPD; translated from the coding sequence ATGCCCCTCCCCAAAGCCGAACTGCACCTGCACATCGAAGGCACCCTCGAGCCCGAGCTCGCCTTCGCGCTCGCCGCGCGCAACGGCGTCGTACTGCCGTACAAGGACACCGAAGAGCTGCGCCGCGCCTACCTCTTCCAGGACCTGCAGTCCTTCCTCGATCTGTACTACGAGCTGATGGCCGTACTGCACACCGAGGACGACTTCGCCGAACTCGCCGACGCGTATCTGGCGCGGGTCGCCGGGCAGGGCGTGCGCCACGCGGAGATCTTCTTCGACCCGCAGGCGCACACCGCCCGTGGTGTCCCGATCGGCACGGTGATCGACGGGCTGGCCCGGGCGCTCGACGGCAGCCAGCAGCGACACGGCATCTCCACCCGGCTGATCATGTGCTTCCTGCGGGACGAGTCCGCCGAGTCGGCGATGGCGACGCTCGACGCCGCGAAGCCGCATCTGCACCGGATCGCGGCGGTGGGTCTGGACTCGGCGGAGGCCGGGCATCCGCCGTCGAAGTTCCGCGAGGTGTACGCGGCGGCGGACGCGCTCGGGCTGCGCAAGGTGGCGCATGCGGGCGAGGAGGGCCCGCCAGAGTACATCAGAGAGGCCTTGGACGTGCTGGGAGTCGAGCGCATCGACCACGGGCTGCGCTGCATGGAGGATCCGGAGCTGGTCGACCGGCTCGTACGGGAGCGGGTTCCGCTGACGCTCTGCCCGCTGTCGAACGTACGGCTGCGGGCCGTCGACGTCCTTGAGGAGCACCCGCTGGCACGGATGATGGAGGCGGGGCTGCTGTGCACCGTCAACTCCGACGACCCCGCGTACTTCGGCGGCTATGTCGGCGACACCTTCCACGCGGTGCACGAGGCGCTGGGGCTCACCGAGGACCAGCTGCGTGAGCTGGCCCGCAATTCGTTCCTGGCGTCCTTCCTGGACGACGACGAGGCGCGGCGGGCGCGGCTGATCGCCGAGGTCGAGGCGTACGACTTCGCCGCCGGACGCCCCGACTAG
- a CDS encoding ribonuclease Z, with protein MSVRELVVLGTASQVPTRHRNHNGYLLRWDGEGILFDPGEGTQRQMLRAGVAAHDINRICITHFHGDHSLGLAGVIQRINLDRVPHRVSAHYPASGQRFFERLRYATAYRETVALEQEPVGGDGAVLATTEAYTLDAHRLSHPVESYGYRITEPDGRRMLPEKLAAHGIKGPGVGRLQREGVLDGVTLDDVSEVRRGQRFAFVMDTRLCDGVHALAEGCDMLVIESTFLDEDEQLASDHGHLTAGQAASVARDAGVRHLVLTHFSQRYSDPYEFERQARAVGYEGELTVAQDLWRIPVPKRS; from the coding sequence TTGTCCGTACGTGAATTGGTGGTGCTCGGCACCGCCAGCCAGGTCCCCACCCGGCACCGCAACCACAACGGCTATCTGCTGCGCTGGGACGGCGAGGGCATCCTCTTCGACCCCGGCGAGGGCACCCAGCGCCAGATGCTGCGCGCCGGTGTCGCCGCGCACGACATCAACCGGATCTGTATCACCCACTTCCACGGCGACCACTCGCTCGGGCTCGCCGGAGTGATCCAGCGGATCAACCTCGACCGGGTGCCGCACCGGGTCAGCGCGCACTACCCGGCCAGTGGACAGCGCTTCTTCGAACGGCTGCGGTACGCCACGGCCTACCGCGAGACGGTGGCGCTGGAGCAGGAGCCCGTGGGCGGCGACGGTGCCGTACTGGCCACGACCGAGGCGTACACCCTCGACGCCCACCGGCTATCGCATCCCGTCGAGTCGTACGGCTACCGGATCACTGAGCCCGACGGCCGCCGGATGCTGCCCGAGAAGCTGGCCGCGCACGGCATCAAGGGCCCGGGCGTCGGCCGGCTGCAACGTGAGGGTGTGCTCGACGGCGTCACCCTCGACGACGTGAGCGAGGTCCGCAGGGGCCAGCGCTTCGCCTTCGTCATGGACACCAGGCTCTGTGACGGCGTGCACGCGCTCGCCGAGGGCTGCGACATGCTCGTCATCGAGTCCACCTTTCTTGACGAGGACGAGCAACTTGCCTCGGACCACGGGCACTTGACTGCCGGTCAGGCGGCCAGCGTGGCGCGCGACGCTGGCGTGCGGCACCTCGTGCTGACACATTTCTCGCAGCGCTACAGCGACCCGTACGAGTTCGAGCGCCAGGCCAGAGCCGTCGGTTACGAGGGTGAGCTGACGGTTGCCCAGGACCTGTGGCGGATCCCCGTGCCCAAACGGAGCTGA
- a CDS encoding histidine triad nucleotide-binding protein, protein MAGEPQADCLFCKIVAGEVPATVVRETETVVAFRDINPQAPTHILVIPKAHYRDAATLSAAAPQLAADVLREAGVVAGEEKIDGAGYRVVFNTGSGAGQTVFHAHAHLLGGRGLEWPPG, encoded by the coding sequence ATGGCGGGAGAACCGCAGGCTGACTGCCTGTTCTGCAAGATTGTCGCGGGGGAGGTGCCGGCCACCGTCGTGCGGGAGACGGAGACCGTCGTCGCCTTTCGCGACATCAACCCCCAGGCCCCGACGCACATCCTGGTCATCCCCAAGGCGCACTACCGCGACGCCGCCACCCTCTCCGCCGCGGCCCCACAGCTCGCCGCCGATGTGCTGCGTGAGGCGGGTGTGGTCGCCGGTGAGGAGAAGATCGACGGGGCCGGATACCGCGTCGTCTTCAACACCGGCTCGGGCGCGGGCCAGACCGTCTTCCACGCGCACGCGCATCTGCTGGGCGGCCGCGGCCTCGAGTGGCCTCCCGGGTAG